The nucleotide window CTATAGCAAGTTACCAGGTTGTTTCAGTTACTTTTGGCATCTTTTTAAAAGTCTAGTCTTTTTTATTTGAGTGAGTACATTTTTCCCCACACCCAGCTTTTGTAGTTAGTTTTAGCAGACTATGATAATATGGTAAAATTCAATCAGACCAGTGTGTAGCTAGATCAGAAGGAACTGTGATGTATACACTTTATTATGTATGGTTGTCATGGgattaaaatttttatttacagtaaaacCTGGAATGTAAACATGTACTGCATTTTTTTATGTGTAGTTTCTGCAAACTACCAGCAGGAGGTACcatcaggcaaaaaaaaaaaaaaaaaaattggctgaaatttgattttaaaaaagaacttttcacatctttttctggacaaaaaaatgtgtatttcagcatttattattttagtttaattAGATACTGACCAATCTCAATATTACCAGTCTTCTCTACACCACAAATAACCTAAAAATTAGAACCAATCAGACTCCATTCAAGCTATCTGTACATTTTCACAGAAACTacattattaaagatatattattattttgataGAATAAATGTGAATATCTTCAAGACAAaataatttcaattttatttccaAAACAAGTGTCCTACAACTCCTCTTTTTGACCAGATATAGAGTTTGGAATTTGGTGACACCTTTGAGGACTAAAAAGctcaactgaaaaaaaagtgttaggaaaaaagaaaaagaaaattcagTGAATTAGGAAAAGTGACTTGCCTAAataggtttatttttttaataaacgtGTGTATTCCATCCACAGTGCTGTTGATTCTGTAAGTGTGCAGGTGCAAATTGGTTCTTGTATTCTGTTGACCTGCTGAAGAAAGCCTGAACTTTTTGCCTGATTGTTTAAAAGTGTCAGTTTTCACTGGTGATTCTGTGGGGAGGAGGGGCAAGGATGAAGAAAGCAGAGAAGCTGAGCAAGTGATGCCATTGACATCAAATGCCTTACAGTCAGCGATGTAGGCATCGATAACATCCTCTCTCGAAGAAAATCCTGCCTGCAGGTGACCTCACAGCAATCCTGTTGTTTCCAGGTGGCCAATCATAGCCTTCCTCTGCCTGGACAGGGTGTGATAAGTTTTCCAGCTGGGCCTGACTGCAAAGTCTCTCTCTGCTAGCATTGATGTCCCAGCAGATCCCCCTCCTGAAAGGAGCAAGGTAAAGACCAGGACCCTCTGAGAGCTACAGCATCGCTGTCATGGACTCTAGCAATGGCACTCTAGAGCTGCTGGGGGTTGGTTTGGCAATAGTGGCCTGGATCTGTTCCCTGACCACTATCCTGATGCCTTCATGGATCACACTGTCTACAGACCTGCTTCCCACTGAGGAAACTAACATGGGCCTCTGGGTGACCTGTGTGAGCCAGGAAGCGATGGATAGGCTGGAGTGCCGGCCCTATGACAGCATGTTTGACCTGCCACCAGACATTATACTGGCCCGGATTCTCATGTCCTTGGTGCTGGGGGTGGGATTGTTGGGTGTGCTGCTGGCCATCCCCGGTATCCGCCTGGTTAATGGCTGCCACAACCCCCTGGATGACTTTAGGTGTAAGAGGGTGCTGAAGGCAATAGGCGGGGCACTGTGCCTGGTATCAGGGATCCTGGGCCTTATCCCGGTCTCTTACGTCGCCCACCTGACGCTTGTGAGATTCTTCGACGAGACAGTGCCTCAGATTGTCCCTCGCTGGGAGTTCGGCTATGCTCTGTTTTGTGGCTGGATTGCAGGCATCCTCCACCTGGTGGCAGGATCGCTGCTGCTgatttcctgtcttcatttgcAGAAGCTGGACAGGCCTGTGCACATCCCTCTGGGCATTGTGACACCAGGACCCAATTTTGAAAGAACCAGGACTGAGTATGTGTGAGAGTGTCTTCCAACATTCATTCTTCTGATCCCTAGAAGTAGAAGACCCCACCCATCCAACTATGATGAACAGTTCTAAGTATGTCTGAGATACTCCAGCAGAAACACTTAAAAGTCCCTATATTGAGGTTACCTTACCTAAGTAAAATAGGCTTTTACTTTTTAACTCCCTAAGTGgcttcaacagaaaaaaaggagtgaaaaTTTGTTTTCCTGCTTTAAACTGGACTACAGCTAGACACATGCATTACTCACCGTAAATGTGATAAACAACAAATGTGTCCAGCTGTGAATAAGGCCTGTGTTCCTAAGATTACATTTTTATCAAAGATTTAGAAATCCAATTCATTTGTTAGACACTGCAGACTGTCAGGATAAATGAAAAATGCTCCAAAGTCAGAATAAGAGCtagaggaagaaaataaaactaCTTTAGGTTCCTTATTTCTCTCAGTGAGGTTCTAAACGATGCTCAgactattaaaaataattatttcacAGATGAGTGCTGAAAACCAGGCAGACATTCAGTGGTTTAAAATGTAGTAGTAGTAGAGTCATGCGCTTTGGAAACTGGATTTGATCCTatgtagtttttaaaaagctgattTTTTATAAGCTACTATATAGAGTAAAAATGATTACGAAGTTTCACCTgactgaaaaacacacagttagGAAAACCTTTGCACCTTTGAAACACTTTAAAGTGTAAAACTCACCAATTCAGAATTACATTCAGAAATAAGAATTTTAATgcagctttattttctttctcttttcaactttaaagcagcaaaaatatatttcttaAAAAGTAAATTTGTTTGTGGTGaaattatgttttgtttgttttgggggataatttttatttttactaaaTATTTCCCTTAGACTGAACTCACCATTTGTCACAAAATTTTGAAACTGCCAAATGCATCCACAGTTTTAAACTCTGAACTTCTCtgaaggaaaacatttttacttCTGTTTAGTTCTGGTTTAGTTAGACTTCTTGGATATTTGAGCAATGGAAACATATATGATGCAGATTAATTTTAAAACGTTTCCCCACTTCAGAGAGTTTTATTGGCTGTGTTTCATTAACTGAGATGTTTGCTTTAGATTTCCTGGAGCCAAAGAGACCAGATCTCCTGAAGTGTCTTGTTACATTTAGTTCATTTAAATACTTTATGAGCTTTTAATTATGAATCCAAAAAGTGGGTGTTTATCACTTTTAAGCACTTTTTAttggtttgggggttttttaacTCTtctataaaatcaaagatttatTGGCTATAGAATGTAATGAAGATTTATATTTCCTCCTCaaagaaaaacatatattttatatgCATATTTTTAACGCACATTTTgctgaaataaaataatgaattgtaaAGAGGATGAAAGGTCTTCATTTGAGCAGCAGATTACTGTTTATAGTCAATAAAGACAGAAAGGTTAGATAGACAGACGGATTAAATTGTGAGAGAGGACTCATTAAACCCTGCAATGTAACATGGATGTACAGGCAAACTAACACTGATTACTGTGACATAGaaggaaataaaactgaaattttaGGCAAATATGctcataaataaatgaacaccAGTTAAGATTCAAACTGGcttaacaaaattaaaaaggactaaaattaatgaattaaaaaagCAATATATTGGGAAAGTaactaaaactcaaaagtgTGAGTTAAATAAACCTTGTCTTCACACACTCTTCTCCTCCCTTGGGTCTCCAAGGAACTGCTGACTTCCTTATCAGTTCAGTTTGAAATCAAACCCTGGTGAGAAAACACAGGGGCGTGGGCAGCCATACAAATAGATGGGTATACAGACACCCAGGTGGATACATGAGGAGTAGATGCACGGTCACTTTCAggccaaaaataaaactgtgggAAAAGGACAGAATAGAATTAGAGAGTTCTCAGTGTACCAGCCATTTCTAAGGAGACACACAGGGACACACAATAACAATTGGACATGAATAAGCCAGCTCTAAATTTCTATAGCACATACagaagaaaggggaaaaagtgATGGTGAACAAACACAAGCCTAAGGATGTGGTTAAAGTTTCcatacactcatcatgggcTTAAATTTCATGGTAATTTGGCCATTTAACCCATAAGAACCCACCTGTCACCGCACCTTTACTCTTGACTCTCCCTTAGTTTTTTTCTGACAGTAAAAATGGGTCTGGGCTCTTACGGGATTTCTTTGAATTCTTTTTTCCAGGATGGGATGACTGCACAGCATACAACTTTAATGattcaaaacacattttaatttctttggaattttctctaatccacacagagCCAAAATTATGCATAAAgggtcaaatatatatttgatgGAATGTTCTACAATGACCCTTATTTCTACAAACATATCTCTtgtcattgtgaccaaatattTTATCTGATGATAAAACATTTCTCCAGAAGGTATTTAGCTGGTCCATGATGGCAGCTTCAAATTGAATTCAAGCATGAAGGtgccttctttcttctttcttcttcttcttctagaCCTTTGCAAAGTGATGACCCATAAAAATAATTTGTACTTAATCTACAGTAGGTTATGAAGTTGGAATCTACAGTTGTTTAGAATTGCCTCCAAGAAACATTCCCAGCTTGTGTAAATCTACAGTTTAaccccacacacagacacacaaaaacttaCTTGTCACTACGTGCTCCTTAAAATTCCCATTCCCTCTAAAATTGTAGCCCCCATCTCTGGTGCTGTATTGTAATTAAACAAGTCATGAAGTTTTAATCATTTTGACTGTAAAAATAAGAAATTTGTATTATGAAGATACCAAACTTTGTGTATTATATCAACTgccctttttttattattatttccccATACCTCTACACAGTTAGAGAACAATACATTATTTAGAGACAATTATAATCTAGAACAAGTTTAATTTTGTTCATGATTGAGATGCTTTTGGGCACTTTGTTTTGTATGTGTCTGATATAGGGTTTCCAACTGATTTTATTGTCATATATCAAACGTCTCCTTtactatttcatttttttaattttctaccTGTGTTTGTATCCTGTCATTCACTTTATAGTTACCAAATATCATTGCTATTGTTTCGCTAAGATTTAGTGATAATTTATTGCTATCCATACAATTTTGTAACT belongs to Oreochromis niloticus isolate F11D_XX linkage group LG17, O_niloticus_UMD_NMBU, whole genome shotgun sequence and includes:
- the LOC100694903 gene encoding claudin-22-like, producing the protein MDSSNGTLELLGVGLAIVAWICSLTTILMPSWITLSTDLLPTEETNMGLWVTCVSQEAMDRLECRPYDSMFDLPPDIILARILMSLVLGVGLLGVLLAIPGIRLVNGCHNPLDDFRCKRVLKAIGGALCLVSGILGLIPVSYVAHLTLVRFFDETVPQIVPRWEFGYALFCGWIAGILHLVAGSLLLISCLHLQKLDRPVHIPLGIVTPGPNFERTRTEYV